One Apium graveolens cultivar Ventura unplaced genomic scaffold, ASM990537v1 ctg361, whole genome shotgun sequence DNA segment encodes these proteins:
- the LOC141701225 gene encoding clathrin heavy chain 2-like, with protein sequence MICIMPLLRADVALELAWMNNMIDFAFPYLLQFIREYTGKVDELIKDKTEAANEIKAKESEAKEVIKQQSVLVQAPPLLQYFGTLLTKGNLNAFELYNFLAS encoded by the exons ATGATTTGCATCATGCCTCTTCTCCGTGCTGATGTTGCTCTTGAACTCGCTTGGATGAATAACATGATTGACTTTGCATTCCCGTACCTGTTGCAG TTTATACGTGAATACACAGGTAAGGTTGATGAATTAATTAAGGACAAAACAGAGGCAGCTAATGAAATAAAGGCCAAGGAAAGTGAAGCGAAGGAGGTGATTAAGCAACAG AGCGTTCTTGTCCAAGCTCCACCTCTCCTACAGTACTTTGGGACACTACTTACAAAGGGAAACCTAAATGCCTTCGAGCTCTACAACTTCCTCGCCTCGTGA